One segment of Ascidiaceihabitans donghaensis DNA contains the following:
- a CDS encoding DUF502 domain-containing protein has protein sequence MNTPFDPNQPRKPGLFARLRSSFLTGLVVVAPVGLTIWLIWTVVGWFDGFVLQVVPRSYHPDRLLQTWLGLDETIQVNIRGVGVVLFFLFTIIVGWMAKGFIGRSFIRAAEGLVERTPVVRSIYSGIKQISETIFAQSDRSFEKACLIEYPRRGMWAIGFISTTAKGEIMASTGHGKDELLSIFVPTTPNPTSGFLLFVPANDVIELDMSVEDSAKLVISAGLVYPNGKDPTQPPALED, from the coding sequence ATGAACACGCCTTTCGATCCGAACCAACCCAGAAAACCGGGCCTGTTTGCCCGTCTCCGGTCGTCCTTTTTGACGGGACTGGTGGTTGTGGCCCCTGTCGGGCTGACGATCTGGCTGATTTGGACAGTGGTGGGCTGGTTTGACGGTTTCGTCTTGCAAGTGGTGCCACGCAGCTATCATCCCGACCGCCTTTTGCAAACGTGGTTGGGGCTGGATGAAACCATTCAGGTCAACATCCGTGGTGTGGGCGTTGTGCTGTTTTTCCTGTTTACGATTATCGTAGGCTGGATGGCGAAAGGGTTCATTGGCCGGTCGTTCATTCGTGCGGCCGAAGGGCTGGTGGAACGGACCCCCGTTGTGCGATCGATCTATTCCGGCATCAAACAAATATCTGAGACGATTTTTGCCCAATCCGACCGGTCTTTTGAAAAAGCCTGTCTGATCGAATACCCAAGACGCGGCATGTGGGCCATCGGCTTTATTTCGACCACAGCCAAGGGCGAAATCATGGCCAGCACCGGACATGGAAAAGACGAATTACTAAGCATTTTTGTGCCAACAACACCCAATCCCACGTCCGGATTTCTGCTGTTTGTTCCGGCCAACGATGTGATCGAATTGGATATGAGCGTCGAGGATTCCGCAAAACTGGTGATCTCGGCCGGTCTGGTCTATCCGAACGGAAAAGACCCCACCCAGCCGCCTGCCCTTGAAGACTAA